The proteins below are encoded in one region of Oryzias melastigma strain HK-1 linkage group LG9, ASM292280v2, whole genome shotgun sequence:
- the ccdc180 gene encoding coiled-coil domain-containing protein 180 isoform X3 has translation MGDSRAVLFDSEVFICRDMKTQHLCVEDDTACSSNNSREQTLRDKPEEEADEVTRLPDSVVQCPSSNIIDRNKKKNCGKHEEALKQMETQLSQLSQECEIQVTNLCKQTLSSLEEVDLRLNILKDRMGKLEDLSLKEVYALWDKVEEEVKLKKTMISELNLRLREVEKRRGSEIQAILRRFCHMVEKIGFLTPPAVHRLFHTEATKVNLALIANRRCAARVELDLKKQTLQQEAQLHQQWEDGLTCWRRSKEKEIIDQFRTFSGRDEKQQLIPDEQREQTQRVLTEQRCDVICKICSLVPPACSSALVSDWFMELTSLNSQLDHLHSDFLTHCRCCEEQSWDDLLREVEHCKKALSALQLSEEQVNDIVTSQLLPLIRQRQSRDEGRLAALEMCCDAVAQHALKLSGHVFAVVKAAALQWEEHVFRSERIQEKVEQRLDDLKCSLQQRTERKRENLDNLIQRLRQASSEDVMKSLLEKSEKLLQDIEHSCKECVSEQWEVLSHLPALLMEELLLYSKTLSSFFHLTQAYQPGLEDLQKLHLSSSSIDRLISGSPLCSHSSTQLDESTKTVVWQSNADTTHNSHNCFNKMESPLLELSDIKLCATFTSTRGVIYTGPTFRCLAPNLPSSLQQETHLSTFPVEILTDTLTRFRVLFLDHLEQHFSEVLSSSVAMVAQRKDAVRIEQELQLQQLNPKHIQTHICQPRLAELQLHQEIVDNFCEEMLKVFATCRMELQKLQSIISKRNQEFMTTLSKTESSIRVVCSSRRLDAVVSAFQDSLDRHTEETQHHQMVFRQTLSMRLEETRSKVSGLLNSMRMFSEGGDFAPEELRTIQTRIEKETKKISLTEKSILTELESFESKSFQQVKELSSHLLEKLSSLKSEVEFAERIRKILSNAQLQIQTEAAGSNLQQTSVSICLEKLKAFQKNTKESPKDVCSLLSSVVEEVQKRCLYLDFNMGMLGLMARPKSLKAVHPTLSFNHLNSPSVEHLQDPIVGILKSMNSGLTLHDSAVEDQQRGRAASGQNLIQNQKLTAVNVRPISKGSRSIRNNKRFQIFGSKLEEEQSIASFTSVLQSVLWKTNDTLLQSAEDFYISKSGSSVLLLPDSLDKWAENMMRLLLEYQKQANRFLSKSREELVKQLFVLKELLSSLPAVMISKHEQQHKVWLNEQLAGIMKKLEETLAASEKERTSNFRELRVSMTEGMLEMVNSREELRQQKLHSAICCAHLQLQESLQARGKEFVTSLTLLSETLLHQTDNLFSATAAKNTSLTHQQSEDTAVTKGAGAESREAIRPSSSTAATHTKTQEVVAEHRDAALKRFEELLKLESLGLDDDKRRQLNKEDQWNAYWRREIQALKNIRENF, from the exons ATGGGGGACAGCAGGGCGGTTCTGTTCGACTCTGAG GTGTTTATCTGCAGAGACATGAAGACACAACACCTGTGTGTTGAAGATGACACCGCATGCAGCAGTAATAACAG CAGGGAGCAGACATTGCGTGATAAACCTGAGGAAGAGGCTGATGAAGTCACCAGACTTCCTGACTCTGTAG tTCAGTGTCCGTCTTCTAACATCATTGATCGAAATAAGAAGAAGAACTGTGGAAAACATGAAGAGGCTCTGAAACAGATGGAGACACAGCTGAGTCAGCTGTCCCAG GAGTGTGAGATCCAGGTGACAAACCTCTGTAAGCAAACGTTGTCCTCTCTGGAGGAGGTGGACCTCAGACTGAACATCCTAAAGGACAGGATGGGGAAGCTGGAAGACCTCAGTTTGAAG GAGGTGTACGCTCTCTGGGATAAAGTAGAAGAAGAGGTCAAGCTAAAGAAGACCATGATCTCAGAGCTGAACCTCAGACTGAGAGAGGTTGAAAAACGACGTGGCAGTGAG ATCCAAGCGATTCTCAGACGTTTCTGCCACATGGTGGAGAAGATCGGCTTCCTGACTCCTCCCGCTGTACACAGACTGTTTCATACTGAAGCCACG AAAGTGAACCTGGCCTTGATCGCTAACCGCCGCTGTGCTGCTCGTGTTGAGCTCGACCTGAAGAAGCAGACCCTGCAGCAGGAAGCTCAGCTCCATCAGCAGTGGGAGGATGGTCTGACCTGCTGGAGGAGAAGCAAGGAGAAGGAAATCATTGACCAATTCAG GACTTTTAGTGGGCGAGATGAGAAGCAACAGCTGATCCCAGATGAGCAGAGGGAACAAACCCAACGAGTTTTGACAGAACAACGCTGTGACGTCATCTGCAAAATCTG CTCTTTGGTCCCCCCCGCCTGCTCCTCAGCTTTAGTGTCAGATTGGTTTATGGAGCTGACATCTTTAAATTCCCAGTTAG ATCATCTTCACTCTGACTTCCTGACTCACTGTCGTTGTTGTGAAGAGCAGTCATGGGACGATCTGCTGAGAGAAGTGGAGCACTGTAAG AAGGCGCTCTCAGCCCTGCAGCTTTCAGAGGAGCAGGTGAATGACATAGTGACTTCTCAGCTCCTGCCTCTGATCAGACAGCGCCAGAGTCGGGATGAGGGGCGACTGGCTGCTCTAGAA ATGTGCTGTGACGCTGTGGCCCAGCATGCTCTCAAACTAAGCGGGCATGTGTTCGCTGTAGTGAAAGCTGCAGCCTTACAATGGGAGGAGCATGTTTTCAGATCAGAGAGGATACAAGAAAAGGTGGAGCAGCGTCTGGATGACCTCAAATGTTCTCTGCAACAGCGTACAGAG AGGAAGAGGGAGAACTTGGACAACCTGATCCAGAGACTTCGTCAAGCAAGCAGTGAGGACGTTATGAAATCCCTTCTtgagaaaagtgaaaaactaCTGCAAGATATCGAGCACAG CTGCAAAGAATGTGTCTCTGAACAGTGGGAGGTTCTCAGTCATCTTCCTGCTCTCCTCATGGAGGAACTCCTCCTCTACAGTAAAACCCTCAGCTCCTTTTTCCATCTCACCCAAGCATACCAACCG GGTTTAGAAGACCTGCAGAAGCTCCACCTCTCATCCTCTAGCATTGACAGGCTGATCTCCGGTTCGCCTCTCTGCTCACACTCAAGTACTCAGCTGGATGAGTCCACAAAGACAGTTGTTTGGCAGAGCAATGCAGACACAACTCACAACTCGCACAATTGTTTCAATAAG atggagTCTCCTTTGCTGGAACTCAGTGATATTAAGCTCTGTGCCACCTTTACATCAACAAGAGGTGTGATCTACACTGGTCCTACCTTCAGATGCCTCGCACCCAACCTGCCCAGCAGTCTGCAGCAAGAAACACACCTCAGCACGTTTCCTGTGGAGATCCTCACAGACACTCTGACCAG GTTCCGAGTTCTATTTCTGGACCACCTGGAGCAACATTTCAGTGAAGTGTTGAGTTCCTCCGTTGCGATGGTAGCACAGAGGAAGGATGCGGTCCGAATTGAACAGgagctccagctgcagcagctaaACCCAAAGCACATCCAGACCCACATATGCCAGCCTCGCCTGG CTGAACTGCAGCTCCACCAGGAGATTGTGGACAACTTCTGTGAGGAAATGTTGAAAGTGTTTGCTACGTGCAGGATGGAGCTGCAAAAGCTCCAGAGCATTATCAGCAAGAGGAACCAAGAATTCATGACTACCCTGTCCAAAACTGAATCCAGTATCCGGGTGGTCTGCAGCAGCCGACG TCTGGACGCTGTAGTCTCAGCCTTCCAAGATAGTCTGGATCGACACACTGAAGAAACGCAACATCATCAGATGGTCTTCAGGCAGACGCTTTCTATGAGACTGGAAGAGACCAGAAGCAAAGTGTCAGGTTTGCTGAACTCCATGAG GATGTTCAGCGAAGGAGGAGATTTTGCTCCTGAGGAGCTGAGGACGATTCAGACGAGAATAGAGAAGGAAACCAAGAAGATTAGCCTGACTGAGAAGTCCATTCTCACAGAGCTGGAATCTTTTGAGTCCAAGAGTTTCCAGCAG GTTAAGGAATTGTCGAGTCACCTGCTGGAGAAGCTCTCCTCCTTAAAGTCTGAAGTGGAATTTGCAGAACGGATCAGGAAAATTCTCAGCAACGCTCAACTTCAGATCCAAACAGAA GCAGCTGGCAGCAACCTGCAGCAGACTTCTGTCAGCATCTGCTTGGAAAAGCTAAAAGCATTTCAAAAGAACACAAAG GAGTCTCCAAAGGATGTTTGTTCTTTGCTTTCATCAGTCGTTGAAGAAGTCCAGAAGCGCTGTCTGTATCTGGATTTCAACATG GGAATGCTGGGTCTGATGGCTCGTCCAAAATCTTTGAAGGCAGTTCATCCCACCTTGTCTTTTAATCATCTGAACAGCCCAAGCGTGGAGCATCTCCAAGACCCCATTGTAGGAATCCTAAAGTCCATGAACAG CGGATTGACTTTACATGACTCTGCGGTTGAAGACCAACAGAGAGGAAGAGCAGCATCTg GTCAAAATCTcattcaaaatcaaaaactaacTGCAGTGAATGTCAGACCAATCAG TAAAGGCTCCAGATCAATCAGGAATAATAAAAGGTTCCAGATTTTTGGATCTAAGCTGGAAGAGGAGCAGAGCATAGC ATCCTTCACATCTGTGCTGCAGTCCGTGCTGTGGAAAACAAATGACACTCTCTTACAGAGTGCAGAG GACTTCTACATCAGTAAGTCTGGTAGCAGTGTTCTTCTGCTTCCTGACTCTTTGGACAAGTGGGCTGAAAATATGATGCGGTTGCTGCTGGAATACCAGAAACAAGCCAACCGTTTTCTGAGCAAGAGCAGAGAGG AACTGGTGAAGCAGCTGTTTGTGTTGAAGGAGCTGCTCAGTTCTTTACCTGCAGTTATGATTAGTAAGCATGAGCAGCAGCACAAGGTGTGGCTTAACGAGCAGCTGGCTGGAATCATGAAGAAGCTGGAGGAAACGCTGGCAGCTAGTGAGAAGGAGAGG ACCTCCAACTTCAGGGAGCTGCGAGTATCCATGACTGAGGGCATGTTGGAGATGGTGAACAGCAGGGAGGAGCTTAGACAGCAAAAACTGCACAGCGCTATCTGTTGCGCTCATCTACAGCTGCAA GAAAGCTTGCAGGCCAGAGGGAAGGAGTTTGTGACATCACTGACATTACTGTCAGAGACACTGCTTCATCAGACCGATAACCTCTTCTCAGCGACAGCAG caaaaaataCATCGCTAACCCACCAGCAAAGTGAAGACACAGCAGTTACCAAGGGAGCCGGAGCTGAATCAAGAGAAGCTATCAG GCCATCGTCCTCCACTGCAGCCACACACACCAAGACACAGGAGGTGGTTGCTGAGCACAGAGATGCTGCTCTCAAG cgGTTTGAAGAACTGTTAAAGCTGGAGTCGTTGGGCCTAGATGATGACAAAAGAAGACAACTGAACAAAGAAGACCAATGGAACGCATACTGGAGAAGAGAAATACAGGCTTTGAAAAACATCCGTGAAAACTTCTGA
- the ccdc180 gene encoding coiled-coil domain-containing protein 180 isoform X4: METQLSQLSQECEIQVTNLCKQTLSSLEEVDLRLNILKDRMGKLEDLSLKEVYALWDKVEEEVKLKKTMISELNLRLREVEKRRGSEIQAILRRFCHMVEKIGFLTPPAVHRLFHTEATKVNLALIANRRCAARVELDLKKQTLQQEAQLHQQWEDGLTCWRRSKEKEIIDQFRTFSGRDEKQQLIPDEQREQTQRVLTEQRCDVICKICSLVPPACSSALVSDWFMELTSLNSQLDHLHSDFLTHCRCCEEQSWDDLLREVEHCKKALSALQLSEEQVNDIVTSQLLPLIRQRQSRDEGRLAALEMCCDAVAQHALKLSGHVFAVVKAAALQWEEHVFRSERIQEKVEQRLDDLKCSLQQRTERKRENLDNLIQRLRQASSEDVMKSLLEKSEKLLQDIEHSCKECVSEQWEVLSHLPALLMEELLLYSKTLSSFFHLTQAYQPGLEDLQKLHLSSSSIDRLISGSPLCSHSSTQLDESTKTVVWQSNADTTHNSHNCFNKMESPLLELSDIKLCATFTSTRGVIYTGPTFRCLAPNLPSSLQQETHLSTFPVEILTDTLTRFRVLFLDHLEQHFSEVLSSSVAMVAQRKDAVRIEQELQLQQLNPKHIQTHICQPRLVCCLCLSAELQLHQEIVDNFCEEMLKVFATCRMELQKLQSIISKRNQEFMTTLSKTESSIRVVCSSRRLDAVVSAFQDSLDRHTEETQHHQMVFRQTLSMRLEETRSKVSGLLNSMRMFSEGGDFAPEELRTIQTRIEKETKKISLTEKSILTELESFESKSFQQVKELSSHLLEKLSSLKSEVEFAERIRKILSNAQLQIQTEAAGSNLQQTSVSICLEKLKAFQKNTKESPKDVCSLLSSVVEEVQKRCLYLDFNMGMLGLMARPKSLKAVHPTLSFNHLNSPSVEHLQDPIVGILKSMNSGLTLHDSAVEDQQRGRAASGQNLIQNQKLTAVNVRPISKGSRSIRNNKRFQIFGSKLEEEQSIASFTSVLQSVLWKTNDTLLQSAEDFYISKSGSSVLLLPDSLDKWAENMMRLLLEYQKQANRFLSKSREELVKQLFVLKELLSSLPAVMISKHEQQHKVWLNEQLAGIMKKLEETLAASEKERTSNFRELRVSMTEGMLEMVNSREELRQQKLHSAICCAHLQLQESLQARGKEFVTSLTLLSETLLHQTDNLFSATAAKNTSLTHQQSEDTAVTKGAGAESREAIRPSSSTAATHTKTQEVVAEHRDAALKRFEELLKLESLGLDDDKRRQLNKEDQWNAYWRREIQALKNIRENF, translated from the exons ATGGAGACACAGCTGAGTCAGCTGTCCCAG GAGTGTGAGATCCAGGTGACAAACCTCTGTAAGCAAACGTTGTCCTCTCTGGAGGAGGTGGACCTCAGACTGAACATCCTAAAGGACAGGATGGGGAAGCTGGAAGACCTCAGTTTGAAG GAGGTGTACGCTCTCTGGGATAAAGTAGAAGAAGAGGTCAAGCTAAAGAAGACCATGATCTCAGAGCTGAACCTCAGACTGAGAGAGGTTGAAAAACGACGTGGCAGTGAG ATCCAAGCGATTCTCAGACGTTTCTGCCACATGGTGGAGAAGATCGGCTTCCTGACTCCTCCCGCTGTACACAGACTGTTTCATACTGAAGCCACG AAAGTGAACCTGGCCTTGATCGCTAACCGCCGCTGTGCTGCTCGTGTTGAGCTCGACCTGAAGAAGCAGACCCTGCAGCAGGAAGCTCAGCTCCATCAGCAGTGGGAGGATGGTCTGACCTGCTGGAGGAGAAGCAAGGAGAAGGAAATCATTGACCAATTCAG GACTTTTAGTGGGCGAGATGAGAAGCAACAGCTGATCCCAGATGAGCAGAGGGAACAAACCCAACGAGTTTTGACAGAACAACGCTGTGACGTCATCTGCAAAATCTG CTCTTTGGTCCCCCCCGCCTGCTCCTCAGCTTTAGTGTCAGATTGGTTTATGGAGCTGACATCTTTAAATTCCCAGTTAG ATCATCTTCACTCTGACTTCCTGACTCACTGTCGTTGTTGTGAAGAGCAGTCATGGGACGATCTGCTGAGAGAAGTGGAGCACTGTAAG AAGGCGCTCTCAGCCCTGCAGCTTTCAGAGGAGCAGGTGAATGACATAGTGACTTCTCAGCTCCTGCCTCTGATCAGACAGCGCCAGAGTCGGGATGAGGGGCGACTGGCTGCTCTAGAA ATGTGCTGTGACGCTGTGGCCCAGCATGCTCTCAAACTAAGCGGGCATGTGTTCGCTGTAGTGAAAGCTGCAGCCTTACAATGGGAGGAGCATGTTTTCAGATCAGAGAGGATACAAGAAAAGGTGGAGCAGCGTCTGGATGACCTCAAATGTTCTCTGCAACAGCGTACAGAG AGGAAGAGGGAGAACTTGGACAACCTGATCCAGAGACTTCGTCAAGCAAGCAGTGAGGACGTTATGAAATCCCTTCTtgagaaaagtgaaaaactaCTGCAAGATATCGAGCACAG CTGCAAAGAATGTGTCTCTGAACAGTGGGAGGTTCTCAGTCATCTTCCTGCTCTCCTCATGGAGGAACTCCTCCTCTACAGTAAAACCCTCAGCTCCTTTTTCCATCTCACCCAAGCATACCAACCG GGTTTAGAAGACCTGCAGAAGCTCCACCTCTCATCCTCTAGCATTGACAGGCTGATCTCCGGTTCGCCTCTCTGCTCACACTCAAGTACTCAGCTGGATGAGTCCACAAAGACAGTTGTTTGGCAGAGCAATGCAGACACAACTCACAACTCGCACAATTGTTTCAATAAG atggagTCTCCTTTGCTGGAACTCAGTGATATTAAGCTCTGTGCCACCTTTACATCAACAAGAGGTGTGATCTACACTGGTCCTACCTTCAGATGCCTCGCACCCAACCTGCCCAGCAGTCTGCAGCAAGAAACACACCTCAGCACGTTTCCTGTGGAGATCCTCACAGACACTCTGACCAG GTTCCGAGTTCTATTTCTGGACCACCTGGAGCAACATTTCAGTGAAGTGTTGAGTTCCTCCGTTGCGATGGTAGCACAGAGGAAGGATGCGGTCCGAATTGAACAGgagctccagctgcagcagctaaACCCAAAGCACATCCAGACCCACATATGCCAGCCTCGCCTGG TGTGTTGTCTCTGTTTATCAGCTGAACTGCAGCTCCACCAGGAGATTGTGGACAACTTCTGTGAGGAAATGTTGAAAGTGTTTGCTACGTGCAGGATGGAGCTGCAAAAGCTCCAGAGCATTATCAGCAAGAGGAACCAAGAATTCATGACTACCCTGTCCAAAACTGAATCCAGTATCCGGGTGGTCTGCAGCAGCCGACG TCTGGACGCTGTAGTCTCAGCCTTCCAAGATAGTCTGGATCGACACACTGAAGAAACGCAACATCATCAGATGGTCTTCAGGCAGACGCTTTCTATGAGACTGGAAGAGACCAGAAGCAAAGTGTCAGGTTTGCTGAACTCCATGAG GATGTTCAGCGAAGGAGGAGATTTTGCTCCTGAGGAGCTGAGGACGATTCAGACGAGAATAGAGAAGGAAACCAAGAAGATTAGCCTGACTGAGAAGTCCATTCTCACAGAGCTGGAATCTTTTGAGTCCAAGAGTTTCCAGCAG GTTAAGGAATTGTCGAGTCACCTGCTGGAGAAGCTCTCCTCCTTAAAGTCTGAAGTGGAATTTGCAGAACGGATCAGGAAAATTCTCAGCAACGCTCAACTTCAGATCCAAACAGAA GCAGCTGGCAGCAACCTGCAGCAGACTTCTGTCAGCATCTGCTTGGAAAAGCTAAAAGCATTTCAAAAGAACACAAAG GAGTCTCCAAAGGATGTTTGTTCTTTGCTTTCATCAGTCGTTGAAGAAGTCCAGAAGCGCTGTCTGTATCTGGATTTCAACATG GGAATGCTGGGTCTGATGGCTCGTCCAAAATCTTTGAAGGCAGTTCATCCCACCTTGTCTTTTAATCATCTGAACAGCCCAAGCGTGGAGCATCTCCAAGACCCCATTGTAGGAATCCTAAAGTCCATGAACAG CGGATTGACTTTACATGACTCTGCGGTTGAAGACCAACAGAGAGGAAGAGCAGCATCTg GTCAAAATCTcattcaaaatcaaaaactaacTGCAGTGAATGTCAGACCAATCAG TAAAGGCTCCAGATCAATCAGGAATAATAAAAGGTTCCAGATTTTTGGATCTAAGCTGGAAGAGGAGCAGAGCATAGC ATCCTTCACATCTGTGCTGCAGTCCGTGCTGTGGAAAACAAATGACACTCTCTTACAGAGTGCAGAG GACTTCTACATCAGTAAGTCTGGTAGCAGTGTTCTTCTGCTTCCTGACTCTTTGGACAAGTGGGCTGAAAATATGATGCGGTTGCTGCTGGAATACCAGAAACAAGCCAACCGTTTTCTGAGCAAGAGCAGAGAGG AACTGGTGAAGCAGCTGTTTGTGTTGAAGGAGCTGCTCAGTTCTTTACCTGCAGTTATGATTAGTAAGCATGAGCAGCAGCACAAGGTGTGGCTTAACGAGCAGCTGGCTGGAATCATGAAGAAGCTGGAGGAAACGCTGGCAGCTAGTGAGAAGGAGAGG ACCTCCAACTTCAGGGAGCTGCGAGTATCCATGACTGAGGGCATGTTGGAGATGGTGAACAGCAGGGAGGAGCTTAGACAGCAAAAACTGCACAGCGCTATCTGTTGCGCTCATCTACAGCTGCAA GAAAGCTTGCAGGCCAGAGGGAAGGAGTTTGTGACATCACTGACATTACTGTCAGAGACACTGCTTCATCAGACCGATAACCTCTTCTCAGCGACAGCAG caaaaaataCATCGCTAACCCACCAGCAAAGTGAAGACACAGCAGTTACCAAGGGAGCCGGAGCTGAATCAAGAGAAGCTATCAG GCCATCGTCCTCCACTGCAGCCACACACACCAAGACACAGGAGGTGGTTGCTGAGCACAGAGATGCTGCTCTCAAG cgGTTTGAAGAACTGTTAAAGCTGGAGTCGTTGGGCCTAGATGATGACAAAAGAAGACAACTGAACAAAGAAGACCAATGGAACGCATACTGGAGAAGAGAAATACAGGCTTTGAAAAACATCCGTGAAAACTTCTGA